The following proteins are encoded in a genomic region of Alistipes shahii WAL 8301:
- a CDS encoding RNA polymerase sigma-70 factor codes for MEDERTLLEKLARGDRASFDALYMRYAAKTEEFLCRMLKNRAEAEDITHDLFLKIWQNRSTMAGVTAFGSYLFRMARNAVYDRFDSRAVRTNFARQTNLLPEYELPDVDNRDLLLLIQLAVEKMPGQRQRIFRMSREEGIANDEIARRLGISTRTVENQISRALSELRKLVTLILFFF; via the coding sequence ATGGAAGACGAAAGAACACTGCTCGAAAAACTTGCCCGCGGCGACCGCGCGTCGTTCGACGCCCTCTACATGAGGTATGCGGCGAAGACCGAGGAGTTTCTGTGCCGCATGCTCAAGAACCGGGCAGAGGCCGAGGACATCACCCACGACCTGTTCCTGAAAATCTGGCAGAACCGCAGCACGATGGCCGGCGTCACGGCCTTCGGCTCCTACCTGTTCCGCATGGCCCGCAATGCCGTATACGACCGTTTCGACAGCCGCGCGGTGCGGACCAACTTCGCCCGGCAGACCAATCTGCTGCCCGAATACGAACTTCCGGACGTGGACAACCGCGACCTGCTGCTGCTGATTCAGCTGGCGGTGGAGAAGATGCCCGGGCAGCGGCAGCGCATCTTCCGCATGAGCCGTGAGGAGGGCATCGCCAACGACGAAATCGCCCGGCGTCTTGGCATCTCCACGCGCACCGTCGAAAATCAGATTTCGAGGGCCTTGTCCGAACTGCGCAAACTCGTCACGCTGATCCTGTTTTTCTTCTAA
- a CDS encoding proton-conducting transporter membrane subunit, which yields MLFLYLLIALTAVAAAIFATPLRRKVWTALALTAAGALWCSARAVGVLAGADSGPVWSVPGTLFGGDTGSMDGLSALFVVIISVGAVAAVLYSRGYLAHCLAEKSPAHISLHYTALVAMFYAMLGVVLSDGGFSFLFFWELMTVASFLLILFDAQRREVRRAALSYLIMMHIGFVLLVIGFVRLDAACGAATFGALGDYFRTQPGLPLLLVFLAGFGMKAGLFPMHVWLPEAHPAAPSHVSALMSGVMIKTGVYGILRVTAALGEQPLLHTAGVILLAAGVVTGLWGVILAAMQNDVKRLLAYSSIENVGVILIGLGVAALGKSSGNQLVALCGVTGALLHTLNHSLFKSLLFFGAGNILSQTHTTSLDALGGLAKHMPLTAILFLTGTAAICALPPLNGFVSELLIYLGMLDGIASGSNVLASAAGLAALALIGGLVVLAFTKLYGTVFLGSPRTHEVAESSEADTFRIAAMALPLAGILFVGLFPRAAVSAATRAAGFFLRTPADAADWLLSPPLAAAGRTAWILIAVVCLLLWLRRRTLRTRTVAKGPTWGCGFTAPNVRMQYTGESFSEGLQSIATSLTQNSGQGSPVGKGEIFPAAHSFDIGHRDRIGRLFAAWWVELLRVINQRVMRLRTGKINHYILFALAFLGLVFLLSVFNAI from the coding sequence ATGCTTTTTCTCTACCTGCTAATCGCCCTGACGGCGGTGGCGGCGGCCATTTTCGCCACGCCGCTGCGGCGCAAGGTCTGGACTGCGCTGGCCCTCACGGCCGCCGGCGCCCTGTGGTGCTCGGCGCGCGCCGTCGGCGTGCTGGCCGGAGCGGACAGCGGCCCCGTGTGGTCGGTCCCCGGTACGCTTTTCGGCGGCGACACCGGCTCGATGGACGGGCTTTCGGCGCTGTTCGTCGTGATCATCTCGGTCGGCGCCGTCGCCGCCGTGCTCTACTCGCGGGGCTATCTGGCCCACTGCCTTGCCGAGAAATCCCCGGCCCACATCTCGCTGCACTACACGGCGCTGGTGGCGATGTTCTACGCCATGCTGGGCGTGGTCCTTTCGGACGGCGGCTTCTCGTTCCTCTTTTTCTGGGAACTGATGACCGTGGCGTCGTTCCTGCTGATCCTCTTCGACGCCCAGCGGCGCGAAGTCCGGCGCGCGGCGCTCTCCTACCTGATTATGATGCACATCGGCTTCGTGCTGCTCGTCATCGGCTTCGTACGGCTCGACGCGGCCTGCGGCGCCGCCACGTTCGGCGCGCTGGGCGACTACTTCCGCACGCAGCCGGGACTGCCGCTGCTGCTGGTGTTCCTGGCGGGCTTCGGCATGAAGGCGGGACTTTTCCCGATGCACGTCTGGCTTCCGGAGGCGCACCCCGCAGCCCCGTCGCACGTCTCGGCCCTGATGTCGGGCGTGATGATCAAGACGGGCGTCTACGGCATCCTGCGCGTGACGGCCGCGCTGGGCGAACAGCCTCTCCTGCACACCGCCGGAGTGATCCTGCTCGCGGCGGGCGTCGTCACGGGCCTGTGGGGCGTGATCCTCGCAGCCATGCAGAACGACGTGAAACGCCTGCTGGCCTACTCCTCGATCGAGAACGTCGGCGTCATCCTCATCGGACTCGGCGTCGCCGCGCTGGGCAAATCCTCGGGCAACCAGCTCGTCGCGCTGTGCGGCGTCACGGGCGCCCTGCTGCACACGCTCAACCACTCGCTGTTCAAGAGCCTGCTCTTTTTCGGCGCGGGCAACATCCTCTCGCAGACCCATACCACGTCGCTCGACGCGCTGGGCGGGCTTGCGAAGCACATGCCGCTCACGGCGATCCTCTTCCTCACGGGCACGGCGGCCATCTGCGCCCTGCCGCCCCTCAACGGCTTCGTCTCCGAACTGCTGATCTACCTCGGGATGCTCGACGGCATCGCTTCGGGCAGCAACGTGCTGGCGTCCGCCGCCGGACTGGCCGCGCTGGCGCTGATCGGCGGACTCGTCGTCCTGGCCTTCACCAAACTCTACGGCACGGTCTTCCTCGGCTCGCCCCGCACCCACGAGGTCGCCGAGTCGTCCGAGGCCGACACCTTCCGCATCGCGGCGATGGCCCTGCCGCTCGCAGGCATCCTTTTCGTAGGGCTGTTCCCCCGGGCGGCCGTCTCGGCCGCGACCCGTGCCGCGGGCTTCTTCCTCCGCACCCCGGCCGACGCCGCCGACTGGCTGCTCTCGCCGCCGCTCGCCGCCGCGGGACGCACGGCCTGGATTCTGATCGCCGTGGTGTGCCTGCTGCTGTGGCTTCGCCGCCGGACGCTGCGCACGCGCACCGTCGCCAAGGGTCCCACATGGGGCTGCGGCTTCACGGCGCCGAACGTCCGGATGCAGTACACGGGCGAATCCTTCTCCGAAGGGCTTCAATCCATCGCCACGTCGCTGACCCAGAACAGCGGCCAGGGCTCCCCCGTGGGCAAAGGCGAAATCTTCCCCGCGGCCCACTCGTTCGACATCGGTCACCGCGACCGCATCGGCCGGCTGTTCGCCGCCTGGTGGGTCGAACTGCTGCGCGTGATCAACCAGCGCGTGATGCGCCTGCGCACGGGCAAGATCAACCATTACATCCTTTTCGCACTGGCTTTCCTGGGGCTGGTGTTCCTGTTGTCGGTATTTAACGCGATTTAA
- a CDS encoding RsmE family RNA methyltransferase has translation MQLFYAPDIVPPLHTLNEEESKHCIRVLRLQCGGRIHITDGRGNLFCCEITDDNPRRCTVRVVSAETGFEKLPYALTMAVAPTKNSERFEWFLEKATEVGVTAVVPLETEHSERRVFKPERGEKVVTAALKQSLKAYRPVLHPLTPFREAVLSAPEGRKFIAHCAPAQSPAGKAYLARALRPGETATVFIGPEGDFSPGEIAFALANGFEEITLGRQRLRTETAALAAVVMASVVNG, from the coding sequence ATGCAACTTTTCTACGCGCCGGACATCGTCCCCCCGCTTCATACGCTGAACGAAGAGGAGTCGAAACACTGCATCCGCGTACTGCGGCTCCAGTGCGGCGGGCGCATCCATATAACTGACGGACGGGGCAATTTATTTTGTTGCGAAATCACCGACGACAATCCCCGGCGCTGCACCGTGCGGGTCGTCAGCGCCGAAACCGGGTTCGAAAAACTGCCTTACGCGCTGACGATGGCCGTCGCGCCGACCAAGAATTCGGAGCGTTTCGAATGGTTTTTGGAAAAAGCCACCGAGGTGGGCGTCACAGCCGTCGTGCCGCTGGAAACGGAACACAGCGAACGCCGGGTCTTCAAGCCCGAGCGGGGCGAGAAGGTCGTCACCGCGGCGTTGAAACAGTCGCTCAAGGCCTACCGCCCCGTGCTGCATCCGCTCACCCCCTTCCGCGAAGCGGTGCTGTCGGCCCCCGAGGGGCGGAAGTTCATCGCCCACTGCGCCCCGGCGCAGTCGCCCGCCGGGAAGGCCTACCTGGCCCGCGCGCTCCGTCCGGGCGAGACGGCCACGGTCTTCATCGGTCCCGAAGGCGACTTCTCGCCCGGCGAAATCGCCTTCGCGCTGGCCAACGGTTTCGAAGAGATCACCCTCGGACGACAGCGTCTGCGCACCGAGACCGCGGCCCTCGCGGCGGTGGTCATGGCATCGGTGGTCAACGGTTAA
- a CDS encoding M3 family metallopeptidase: MTFISCKSGKTVGENPFFAEWETPYGVPPFDKIEPEHFLPAIERGMSLHEAEIDAITSNNDAPTFENVILAYDASGKMLSQVELIFGMLCAAENTSEMQALEEQIMPRMAAHADKIRLNGKLFERIKAVYDRRAALGLDAEQSRLLEKTYRSFVRAGALLDAERKARLKAINEELSLTAVKFGQNLLAENNNYALELASSDLDGIPATARDLAREKAEAMGRKGKYVFTLHKPSLIPFLTYSSKRELREQIYKAYLNRCNNGDEYDNKQLINDFIRLRTEKAHLLGYPSYAAYVVDDEMAGTTDAVYGLLEEIWTPALESAKGELAEMEELFRKDFPEGEFASWDWWYYAEKVRKQKYALDEEMLRPYFSLENVQGGIFFLANRLYGITFRPIVVPLYHPEAVAYEVLDVDQSHLGVLYFDYFPRDGKSQGAWCGNYVEQTYEDGKRVAPVVSVVCNFTRPAGGNPALLTLDETETLFHEFGHALHFLFHDVKYRGLAEVEGDFVELPSQLMENWAFDPEVLKQYAVHYRSNEVIPKYLVDKLRRSELFNQGFMATELIAASLSDMDIHSITEYEPFDPMAFERKALTEKRGLIPQIEPRYRYPYFSHIFDGGYSAGYYFYTWAEVLDKDAFEAFRESGDLFNKKIAGDFRRKILARGGSEDGMTMYRDFRGKDPDKRAMLRGRGLLNEPEPSGEDAAPAAETASAAREN; the protein is encoded by the coding sequence ATGACATTCATATCCTGCAAGTCCGGGAAAACCGTGGGCGAAAATCCTTTTTTCGCCGAATGGGAGACCCCATACGGCGTGCCGCCCTTCGACAAGATCGAACCGGAGCACTTCCTGCCTGCGATCGAACGCGGCATGTCGCTGCACGAGGCCGAGATCGACGCCATCACGTCGAACAACGACGCGCCGACGTTCGAGAACGTCATCCTCGCCTACGACGCTTCGGGAAAGATGCTTTCGCAGGTCGAGCTGATCTTCGGGATGCTCTGCGCCGCGGAGAACACCTCCGAAATGCAGGCGCTGGAGGAGCAGATTATGCCCCGGATGGCGGCGCACGCCGACAAGATCCGTCTCAACGGGAAACTTTTCGAACGGATCAAAGCCGTCTACGACCGTCGCGCCGCGCTGGGACTCGACGCCGAGCAGAGCCGTCTGCTGGAGAAGACCTACCGCAGTTTCGTGCGCGCCGGAGCGCTGCTCGACGCCGAGCGGAAGGCGCGTCTGAAGGCGATCAACGAGGAGCTGTCGCTCACGGCCGTGAAGTTCGGGCAGAACCTCCTCGCCGAGAACAACAACTATGCGCTGGAACTCGCCTCGTCCGATCTGGACGGCATTCCGGCCACGGCCCGCGATCTGGCCCGCGAAAAGGCCGAGGCGATGGGCCGGAAGGGCAAATACGTCTTTACGCTGCACAAGCCCAGCCTGATCCCGTTTCTGACCTACTCGTCGAAACGCGAACTGCGCGAGCAGATCTACAAGGCCTACCTCAACCGCTGCAACAACGGCGACGAGTATGACAACAAACAGCTGATCAACGATTTCATCCGCTTGCGCACGGAGAAGGCCCACCTGCTGGGCTATCCCTCGTATGCCGCCTACGTCGTGGACGACGAGATGGCCGGAACGACCGACGCCGTGTACGGCCTGCTGGAGGAGATCTGGACCCCGGCGCTCGAAAGCGCCAAGGGCGAGCTGGCCGAGATGGAGGAGCTGTTCCGGAAGGATTTCCCCGAGGGAGAGTTCGCGTCGTGGGACTGGTGGTATTACGCCGAGAAGGTCCGCAAGCAGAAATATGCCCTCGACGAGGAGATGCTGCGGCCCTATTTCTCGCTGGAGAACGTGCAGGGAGGCATCTTCTTCCTCGCCAACCGGCTCTACGGCATCACGTTCCGCCCGATCGTCGTGCCGCTGTACCACCCCGAGGCGGTCGCTTACGAGGTGCTCGACGTCGACCAGTCGCATCTGGGCGTGCTCTATTTCGATTACTTCCCGCGCGACGGAAAGAGCCAGGGCGCGTGGTGCGGCAACTACGTGGAGCAGACCTACGAGGACGGGAAGCGCGTGGCGCCCGTGGTGTCGGTCGTCTGCAACTTCACGCGCCCGGCGGGGGGCAATCCCGCGCTGCTGACCCTCGACGAGACCGAGACGCTGTTCCACGAGTTCGGGCATGCGCTCCACTTCCTGTTCCACGACGTGAAGTACCGCGGACTCGCGGAGGTCGAGGGCGATTTCGTGGAGCTGCCCTCGCAGCTGATGGAGAACTGGGCGTTCGATCCCGAGGTGCTCAAGCAGTATGCCGTGCATTACCGTTCGAACGAGGTGATTCCGAAATACCTCGTCGACAAACTGCGCCGCAGCGAACTTTTCAACCAGGGTTTCATGGCCACCGAGCTGATCGCCGCGTCGCTTTCGGACATGGACATCCACTCGATCACCGAATACGAGCCGTTCGACCCGATGGCCTTCGAGCGCAAGGCCCTGACCGAAAAACGCGGGCTGATCCCGCAGATCGAGCCGCGCTACCGTTACCCCTATTTCTCGCACATCTTCGACGGCGGCTACTCTGCGGGCTACTATTTCTATACGTGGGCCGAGGTGCTCGACAAGGACGCCTTCGAGGCCTTCCGCGAGAGCGGCGACCTCTTTAACAAGAAGATCGCCGGCGATTTCCGCCGCAAGATCCTCGCCCGCGGCGGCTCGGAGGACGGCATGACCATGTACCGCGACTTCCGCGGCAAGGACCCCGACAAGCGGGCGATGCTTCGCGGCCGGGGGCTTCTGAATGAACCCGAACCGTCCGGCGAGGACGCCGCTCCCGCCGCCGAAACGGCATCCGCCGCCCGGGAAAACTGA
- a CDS encoding M3 family metallopeptidase, whose amino-acid sequence MAAGCADNSIPKAQLPELDLSNPLLAAWDTPHETPPFSEIKLADYEPAFDAAIACSRAEIDAIVNNPKKPTFGNTIVALERQGELLNRIAGLFFNLLEADTSDEMQQIAQRVQPKLTELSNDISLNPELFARVKQVYEHPGRLRKEDRKLLEDTYQSFARSGAALSDADKELYRKYTSELSGLTLRFGQNALAATNAFTLNITDPKVVAELPAFVREGMAAEAKARGEKGWTVTLQHPSYLPFMTYSSNRELKEKLWKASNSRALGGEFDNTEIVKKIANTRLKIANLLGYKCYADYVLERRMAENTKTVNDFLAELLAATKSYADADYRTVSDYAATLGFKGQLMPWDWSYYTEKYKDEKYALNDELVKPYLKLENVKKGVFMLANKLYGLNFTPDDKIEVYHPDVTAYDVTDADGRFMAVLYLDFFPRESKRSGAWMTEFRGTKIEDGKEIRPLVSLVMNFTKPSETAPSLLTFDELETFLHEFGHALHGMLGEGKYESQTGTNVYRDFVELPSQLMENWATEKEFLDLWAVHYETGEPMPAEIVDRIVAAQNYLAAYANVRQLSFGMTDMAWHTLTEPFEGDVEQFEAVSMAPTQVLPVVSGTAMAPAFGHIFSGGYAAGYYGYKWAEVLEADAFSLFKEKGIFNREAASSFRENVLSKGGTEHPMELYVRFRGHKPETRALIEKMGLGK is encoded by the coding sequence ATGGCGGCAGGCTGCGCCGACAATTCGATCCCCAAAGCGCAGCTGCCCGAACTCGATCTGTCGAATCCCCTGCTGGCCGCATGGGATACGCCCCATGAGACCCCGCCGTTCTCCGAGATAAAACTCGCGGACTACGAACCGGCGTTCGATGCCGCGATCGCCTGCTCGCGCGCCGAGATCGACGCGATCGTGAACAACCCCAAGAAACCCACCTTTGGCAATACGATCGTGGCGCTGGAGCGTCAGGGCGAGCTGCTCAATCGCATCGCGGGGCTTTTCTTCAACCTGCTCGAAGCCGACACGTCGGACGAAATGCAGCAGATCGCACAGCGCGTGCAGCCCAAGCTGACCGAACTGTCGAACGACATCTCGCTCAATCCCGAGCTGTTCGCCCGGGTGAAACAGGTTTACGAGCATCCGGGACGTCTTCGCAAAGAGGACAGGAAACTGCTCGAGGACACCTATCAGAGTTTCGCTCGCAGCGGCGCGGCCCTTTCCGACGCCGACAAGGAGCTTTACCGCAAGTACACCTCCGAACTCTCGGGGCTGACGCTCCGGTTCGGGCAGAACGCGCTGGCCGCGACCAACGCATTCACGCTCAACATCACCGATCCGAAGGTGGTGGCCGAGCTGCCCGCATTCGTCCGCGAAGGCATGGCCGCCGAGGCCAAGGCCCGCGGCGAGAAGGGCTGGACCGTGACGCTGCAACATCCCAGCTACCTGCCGTTTATGACCTATTCCTCGAACCGCGAACTGAAGGAGAAACTCTGGAAAGCCAGCAATTCGAGGGCGCTGGGCGGCGAGTTCGACAACACGGAGATCGTGAAGAAAATCGCCAATACGCGTCTGAAGATCGCCAACCTGCTGGGCTACAAGTGCTATGCCGATTACGTGCTCGAACGCCGCATGGCCGAGAATACGAAAACGGTCAACGACTTCCTCGCGGAACTGCTGGCCGCGACCAAGTCCTATGCCGACGCCGACTACCGCACGGTGAGCGACTACGCCGCTACGCTCGGTTTCAAGGGACAGCTGATGCCCTGGGACTGGTCCTATTACACCGAGAAATACAAGGATGAGAAATATGCCCTGAACGACGAGCTGGTGAAACCCTACCTGAAACTCGAAAACGTGAAGAAGGGCGTCTTCATGCTGGCCAACAAGCTCTACGGGCTGAATTTCACGCCCGACGACAAGATCGAGGTGTACCATCCCGACGTGACGGCCTACGACGTGACGGACGCCGACGGACGCTTCATGGCGGTCCTCTACCTCGACTTCTTCCCCCGCGAGTCGAAGCGTTCGGGGGCGTGGATGACCGAGTTCCGCGGCACGAAGATCGAGGACGGCAAGGAGATCCGTCCGCTGGTGTCGCTGGTGATGAACTTCACCAAGCCCTCCGAAACGGCTCCGTCGCTGCTGACGTTCGACGAGCTGGAGACCTTCCTCCACGAATTCGGACACGCCCTGCACGGCATGCTGGGCGAGGGCAAGTACGAGTCGCAGACCGGCACGAACGTCTACCGCGACTTCGTGGAACTGCCCTCGCAGCTGATGGAGAACTGGGCGACCGAGAAGGAGTTCCTCGACCTGTGGGCCGTGCACTACGAGACCGGCGAGCCGATGCCCGCCGAGATCGTCGACCGCATCGTCGCCGCGCAGAACTATCTGGCGGCTTACGCCAACGTGCGCCAGCTGTCGTTCGGCATGACCGACATGGCATGGCATACGCTCACCGAGCCGTTCGAGGGCGACGTGGAGCAGTTCGAAGCCGTCTCGATGGCCCCGACGCAGGTGCTGCCCGTCGTTTCCGGAACGGCGATGGCTCCGGCCTTCGGCCACATCTTCTCGGGCGGTTACGCCGCCGGATACTACGGTTACAAGTGGGCCGAGGTGCTCGAGGCCGACGCTTTCTCGCTCTTCAAGGAGAAGGGCATCTTCAACCGCGAGGCGGCTTCGTCGTTCCGCGAGAACGTCCTCTCGAAGGGCGGCACGGAGCACCCGATGGAACTCTACGTGCGTTTCCGCGGCCACAAGCCCGAAACCCGCGCCCTCATCGAAAAGATGGGTCTGGGAAAATAA
- a CDS encoding FecR family protein, with the protein MSVNRIKTIIETFLGSDMPGEVQQRFAEWLRDPASRDEKERALENYWNGLRAEEPGGRERKLERLHEAMRRGERFRVRRIWRNVAAAAAVVLLAAGTNYVVVKDYLRTKIETNIVTSAHDKGEYVLPDGTHIWLNAGSVLRYYGDLTGRRRVVELDGEGFFKVRHDADRPFILQMEDMNIEVLGTEFDVINYAEFATTEAILCNGSIRAYGGRLPAPVTLKPGDRLVFDRKEGRASRSRVSTRNYSQWMGGSLSFDDTSLADILTNLERWYAVEIDAPEAWTRQVRMSFKLIRNESIEEILKAMSLVVEMDYVCAGRRITIIPKQPKNS; encoded by the coding sequence ATGTCTGTAAATCGAATAAAAACCATTATCGAAACCTTCCTCGGCAGCGACATGCCCGGGGAGGTGCAGCAGCGCTTCGCGGAGTGGCTGCGCGACCCCGCCTCGCGCGATGAAAAGGAGCGGGCGCTGGAAAACTACTGGAACGGACTCCGGGCCGAAGAGCCGGGAGGCCGTGAACGCAAACTCGAACGGCTCCACGAGGCGATGCGCCGCGGCGAGCGGTTCCGCGTCCGCCGCATCTGGCGCAACGTCGCAGCCGCGGCCGCCGTCGTGCTGCTGGCCGCCGGAACGAACTACGTCGTGGTGAAGGATTACCTGCGCACGAAGATCGAAACCAACATCGTCACCTCGGCCCACGACAAGGGCGAGTACGTACTGCCCGACGGTACGCATATCTGGCTCAACGCCGGGAGCGTGCTCCGGTACTACGGCGACCTGACGGGGCGCCGCAGGGTGGTGGAACTCGACGGCGAAGGCTTCTTCAAGGTCCGGCACGATGCCGACCGTCCGTTCATCCTGCAGATGGAGGATATGAACATCGAGGTGCTCGGCACGGAGTTCGACGTGATCAACTACGCCGAGTTCGCGACCACGGAGGCCATTCTCTGCAACGGCAGCATCCGCGCCTACGGCGGCCGTCTGCCGGCGCCCGTGACGCTGAAACCCGGCGACAGGCTGGTGTTCGACAGGAAGGAGGGGCGCGCCTCGCGCTCGCGGGTCTCGACGCGCAACTACTCGCAGTGGATGGGCGGCTCGCTGTCGTTCGACGACACCTCGCTGGCCGACATTCTCACCAACCTCGAACGCTGGTACGCCGTCGAGATCGACGCTCCCGAGGCGTGGACCCGGCAGGTGCGCATGTCGTTCAAGCTGATCCGCAACGAAAGTATCGAGGAGATTCTGAAAGCCATGTCGCTCGTCGTGGAGATGGACTACGTCTGCGCAGGGCGGCGCATAACGATCATTCCCAAACAACCGAAAAATTCCTAA